The following are encoded in a window of Narcine bancroftii isolate sNarBan1 chromosome 2, sNarBan1.hap1, whole genome shotgun sequence genomic DNA:
- the LOC138752918 gene encoding scavenger receptor cysteine-rich type 1 protein M130-like produces the protein MCSEHRIPRLVSGDDPCSGRLDVMFGDKWYTMCDNHWDIRDANVECRQIQSGIAMSVRSGADLGEIIEPIRSDIFECKGDETTLWACPFSSGTRQCNYKTGVDVICSETHGPRLVGGKNRCSGIVEVPHAGQWWTLCDAHFSLADASVICYQLHCGAIIGTPGVAQFGEGSSPIWKKSYRCRGNESRIADCPFSLSDEVRCSFGNISGVVCSDESWSLRLTNGESRCDGRVEVYHNGRWARVQDHVWSINDSNVVCTELGCGSSISAYNTSMYGERDRPVWVKEVQCEGTELQLRNCSTFTLNRFFNDSSGVGVRCSDHLQVRLSDGGDICAGRLEIYYNGTWGTGCDDSWDTVDSNVVCGPLGCGTALENKRPPYCTRGSGPIWLDEVRCSGNEFYLWECLSSKQIFPRSGKMYTTSSVDRAQRNAPEERTASM, from the exons ATGTGCTCAG AACACAGAATACCAAGATTGGTATCCGGAGATGACCCCTGCTCGGGAAGACTGGATGTCATGTTTGGTGATAAGTGGTACACCATGTGTGACAATCACTGGGATATACGTGATGCCAATGTTGAGTGCCGTCAAATTCAAAGTGGAATCGCCATGTCTGTGCGGAGCGGAGCTGATCTTGGAGAGATAATTGAGCCTATCCGGAGCGATATCTTTGAATGTAAAGGTGATGAGACAACCTTATGGGCATGTCCATTTTCTTCAGGAACTCGTCAATGTAACTATAAAACTGGAGTCGATGTGATCTGTTCTG agactcatggaCCGCGACTGGTGGGTGGAAAGAACAGATGCTCTGGAATTGTTGAAGTGCCACACGCTGGCCAGTGGTGGACCCTTTGTGACGCCCACTTCAGCTTAGCGGATGCCAGCGTGATCTGTTATCAGCTACATTGCGGTGCAATAATTGGAACTCCCGGAGTTGCTCAATTTGGCGAGGGGTCCAGTCCTATATGGAAGAAGAGCTACCGTTGCCGGGGGAATGAGTCCCGAATAGCCGACTGTCCATTTTCACTCTCGGACGAGGTTAGATGTTCATTTGGAAACATTTCAGGTGTCGTCTGCTCAG ATGAAAGTTGGTCTCTCAGACTGACCAACGGAGAGAGCCGCTGCGACGGCCGAGTGGAGGTCTACCACAATGGCAGGTGGGCGAGAGTGCAGGATCACGTCTGGAGCATCAATGATTCCAACGTGGTCTGCACAGAGCTGGGTTGCGGGTCTTCTATATCAGCCTACAACACCTCAATGTACGGAGAGCGTGACCGGCCGGTGTGGGTGAAAGAAGTCCAGTGTGAAGGAACCGAATTGCAGCTCCGCAATTGCAGCACATTCACTTTGAATCGGTTTTTCAATGATAGCAGCGGCGTTGGGGTTCGGTGTTCAG ATCACTTGCAAGTTCGACTGTCTGACGGTGGAGATATATGTGCTGGACGACTGGAGATTTATTACAATGGTACTTGGGGCACAGGCTGCGATGACTCCTGGGATACGGTTGACTCGAACGTGGTCTGCGGGCCGCTAGGTTGCGGAACTGCTTTGGAGAATAAACGTCCCCCTTACTGCACACGAGGCTCTGGGCCAATCTGGTTGGATGAAGTGAGATGTTCGGGAAACGAATTTTACCTCTGGGAATGCCTGTCG TCCAAACAGATCTTTCCTCGTAGCGGTAAAATGTACACAACCTCTTCCGTTGACAGAGCACAAAGAAATGCGCCTGAAGAACGGACGGCATCGATGTGA